Proteins encoded together in one Anticarsia gemmatalis isolate Benzon Research Colony breed Stoneville strain chromosome 1, ilAntGemm2 primary, whole genome shotgun sequence window:
- the LOC142972486 gene encoding uncharacterized protein LOC142972486, with product MAIWTIIFTVMMAAVASAGFGWSDEDQFGFDSPVFNFDPPKLKPLRPFKRNKFPTFEPFTMKPLDFDSFTMKPIPTMDPDSLAKYKPGKNEQFKGSYVSSHSFSSNVNGVKKSGGSLTHLTNDNGEVKKEKIVFNDPSE from the exons ATGGCTATCTGGACGATAATTTTTACTGTTATGATGGCGGCTGTCGCTAGCG ccGGCTTCGGATGGAGCGATGAAGATCAATTTGG ATTCGACTCTCCAGTG tTCAATTTCGATCCACCAAAG CTAAAACCTTTGAGGCCGTTCAAGCGCAACAAGTTCCCTACATTCGAGCCGTTCACCATGAAGCCATTAGACTTTGACTCCTTCACAATGAAGCCTATCCCTACAATGGACCCTGATTCTTTAGCGAAATACAAACCAGGAAAGAATGAACAGTTCAAAGGCAGCTATGTCTCCAGCCACAGCTTTTCTTCAAACGTGAACGGTGTTAAGAAGAGCGGAGGATCTCTCACGCATTTGACTAACGATAACGGAGAAGTTAAGAAGGAAAAAATTGTCTTCAACGACCCATCTGAATAA
- the LOC142972464 gene encoding uncharacterized protein LOC142972464, with protein MRFIYRCLCFASVLKIVVPAPASGFVFPDDRRQEKKLESVITPPVLPVLEHLERDPSTLLPNERKPLTPSEKVKPRFGFGGGFNVAPSGNGGLSASISSSANGAGASHSASQSFSFGFNEGFSASHSASQASSFNGFGSGFSGSQASSQAASFGGAGQSVSGAASSASAASLGHGFGPSFGGSQSQSASSAFGFNSLNGFQQPDFFGDGLLDVRHRGFPNFPQFPTFNGRSKGVGAAAFRSGKIGPSARSGDDFLAVLVSE; from the exons ATGAGGTTCATCTACAGGTGTTTGTGCTTCGCCTCTGTGCTGAAGATCGTAGTGCCGGCGCCGGCTAGCGGCTTCGTGTTCCCTGATGATAGGAGGCAAGAAAAGAAGTTGGAGTCGGTGATCACTCCACCCGTTCTGCCCGTTTTGGAACATCTGGAGCGTGATCCCAGCACTCTATTGCCGAACGAGCGAAAGCCTCTTACTCCTAGTGAAAAAGTGAAACCTAGATTCGGATTTGGGGGAGGTTTTAACGTGGCTCCCTCTGGAAATGGCGGCCTCTCAGCAAGTATAAGCAGTAGCGCTAATGGTGCAGGAGCCAGTCATTCAGCATCGCAGTCTTTTTCATTCGGCTTCAATGAAGGTTTCAGCGCTTCACACTCCGCTAGTCAAGCTTCTTCGTTCAATGGATTTGGAAG TGGGTTCAGCGGCAGTCAGGCCAGTAGCCAGGCAGCTTCATTCGGCGGTGCAGGCCAGTCGGTCTCAGGAGCAGCCTCCTCTGCTTCCGCAGCTTCTTTGGGCCATGGCTTCGGACCAAGCTTCGGCGGCAGTCAGAGCCAGAGTGCCTCTTCAGCTTTCGGCTTTAACTCGCTGAACGGATTCCAGCAGCCTGAT TTCTTCGGCGACGGCCTCTTGGACGTCAGACACAGAGGGTTTCCAAACTTCCCTCAATTCCCGACTTTCAATGGCAGAAGCAAGGGAGTAGGCGCGGCAGCCTTCAGATCAGGAAAGATTGGCCCATCAGCCAGGAGTGGCGATGACTTCTTAGCTGTACTCGTATCTGAATAA